Proteins encoded in a region of the Nonomuraea helvata genome:
- a CDS encoding Gfo/Idh/MocA family oxidoreductase, whose protein sequence is MRIALVGCGAVTQAVYVPLLSRRRDLFEVVAVCDLSRTLADAVGDRLGAAGRYTAVEELISAGGFDAVLVLASGSHGETVGRALAAGYAVLCEKPLALTRAEVAALPEGRLMVGYMKQYDPAVRRAEELLAELGGPEVIRSIEVTVLHPSGESQLAFANLTQARDVDPGLLDSLRAAERGLVSQALGESAPDPVRALYGVALGSICHDLSLLRRFTGSPADVSYVETWGPGPGSIEISGPLPVRGRFSIRWHYLEDYPAYRETVAIHHDKGSLELVFPSPYLMNAPTTLTVVSGAESRIEHRDVTEAFEVQLAAFHAFVNDGKPPLTDVGGGLEDIVTAQRIAARYAVQHDLPIGGEAA, encoded by the coding sequence TTGAGAATCGCGCTGGTGGGATGCGGCGCCGTGACGCAGGCGGTGTACGTGCCGCTGCTGTCGAGGCGGCGCGACCTGTTCGAGGTGGTCGCGGTCTGCGACCTGTCACGGACGCTGGCCGACGCCGTGGGCGACCGGCTGGGTGCGGCCGGACGCTACACGGCGGTGGAGGAGCTGATCTCCGCCGGAGGCTTCGACGCCGTGCTCGTCCTCGCCTCCGGCTCGCACGGGGAGACGGTGGGCCGGGCGCTGGCCGCCGGGTACGCCGTGCTGTGCGAGAAGCCGCTCGCGCTGACCAGGGCCGAGGTGGCGGCGCTGCCCGAGGGGCGGCTGATGGTGGGCTACATGAAGCAGTACGACCCGGCCGTGCGCAGGGCCGAGGAGCTGCTGGCCGAGCTGGGCGGCCCCGAGGTGATCAGGTCGATCGAGGTGACCGTGCTGCACCCCAGCGGGGAGTCGCAGCTGGCCTTCGCGAACCTGACGCAGGCGCGGGACGTGGATCCCGGCCTGCTCGACTCGCTCCGCGCCGCCGAGCGCGGTCTCGTCTCGCAGGCGCTGGGGGAGTCGGCGCCGGACCCGGTGCGGGCGTTGTACGGGGTGGCGCTCGGCTCGATCTGCCACGACCTGTCGCTCCTGAGGCGCTTCACCGGTTCTCCCGCGGACGTTTCGTACGTTGAGACGTGGGGTCCCGGGCCCGGGTCCATCGAGATCAGCGGCCCCCTGCCGGTCCGGGGACGGTTCTCGATCCGCTGGCACTACCTGGAGGACTACCCGGCCTACCGCGAGACCGTGGCGATCCACCACGACAAGGGCTCGCTGGAGCTGGTCTTCCCCTCGCCCTACCTGATGAACGCCCCCACCACCCTGACTGTGGTGTCCGGCGCCGAGAGCCGTATCGAGCACCGGGACGTCACCGAGGCGTTCGAGGTGCAGTTGGCCGCCTTCCATGCTTTCGTGAACGATGGCAAGCCGCCGCTCACCGACGTGGGCGGCGGGCTGGAGGACATCGTGACGGCCCAGCGGATCGCCGCCCGCTACGCCGTACAGCATGATCTGCCCATCGGAGGGGAGGCCGCGTGA
- a CDS encoding TIM barrel protein — translation MRVKVANAPVSFGVFELATEAPPLSADEMVLALSEAGYEGIDSGPIGYLGTGSGLADRLAGHGLLLAGGWVDLPYRDAGAYQGGLSALETALDVFAAAPPAPEGFGPRPTLACSGSPERFARPGGSVPGLAASEWAGYAARVQDATDRCRERGLEPAFHHHLGTYVETPDDVERLLELTDVQLCLDTGHLLLAGGDPVTALRDWASRVGHVHIKDGDTKILATALADGADLRELMGRGGFARLGEGELDLPAVLRTLDETDYAGWIIIEQDTLPGRRTVAQNIADQAANRQKLKDLGI, via the coding sequence ATGCGAGTAAAAGTGGCCAACGCGCCCGTGAGCTTCGGCGTGTTCGAGCTGGCCACCGAGGCACCGCCGCTCAGCGCCGACGAGATGGTCCTGGCGCTGTCCGAGGCCGGTTACGAGGGCATCGACTCCGGGCCGATCGGTTACCTGGGCACCGGGTCCGGCCTCGCCGACCGGCTGGCCGGCCACGGGCTGCTGCTCGCGGGTGGCTGGGTGGACCTGCCCTACCGCGACGCGGGGGCGTACCAGGGCGGACTGTCCGCGCTGGAGACCGCGCTCGACGTGTTCGCCGCCGCGCCCCCGGCGCCCGAGGGGTTCGGGCCGCGGCCCACGCTGGCCTGCTCGGGATCGCCCGAGCGGTTCGCGCGCCCCGGTGGGAGCGTTCCAGGTCTGGCGGCGTCCGAGTGGGCGGGCTACGCGGCCCGCGTGCAGGACGCGACCGACCGGTGCCGCGAGCGCGGGTTGGAGCCCGCGTTCCACCACCACCTCGGCACGTACGTCGAGACCCCCGATGACGTGGAGCGGCTGCTTGAGCTGACCGACGTGCAGCTCTGTCTCGACACCGGCCACCTGCTGCTGGCCGGGGGCGACCCCGTGACGGCGCTGCGCGACTGGGCGAGCCGGGTCGGGCACGTGCACATCAAGGACGGCGACACGAAGATCCTCGCCACGGCCCTGGCCGACGGCGCCGACCTGCGCGAGCTCATGGGGCGCGGCGGGTTCGCCCGGCTGGGCGAGGGCGAGCTGGACCTGCCCGCCGTGCTGCGCACCCTCGACGAGACCGACTACGCGGGATGGATCATCATCGAGCAGGACACCCTGCCCGGACGTCGCACCGTCGCCCAGAACATCGCCGACCAGGCGGCCAACCGCCAGAAGCTGAAGGACTTGGGAATTTGA
- a CDS encoding CehA/McbA family metallohydrolase, whose protein sequence is MRGHWSLDDRLERILREVPFEVPAGTAAVSVRLSYDRSQGVIDLGCGAPGGFRGWSGGARDSYTITHDWATPGYLPGEPEAGTWHVWLRLHRIPPQGLDYELEITTSAVAPAEPVAEEPPHGERPPRRDIPSVDGLRWFAGDFHAHTLHSDGTLTIAELAELAHGRGLDFLAVTDHNTVSHHPWLTRIDRDITLIPGQEVTTDRGHANVFGDVGWVDFRQPADSWVEHAERAGGLISINHPLGGDCAWLLPIDRRPRIAEVWSSGWWDRRWGAPLAWADAWRHDVIAIGGSDFHRDGSDGQPGAPTTWVLAEDTSTVLDGVRAGRTAVSTGPDGPLLLRLGDELLALDADGLVLVRPDGTRQVVRGERALLRAIEGRHRLETYENEVIALCE, encoded by the coding sequence TTGAGAGGCCACTGGAGCCTGGACGACCGGCTGGAGCGGATCCTGCGCGAGGTGCCGTTCGAGGTGCCCGCCGGGACCGCGGCCGTCTCCGTCCGCCTGTCGTACGACAGGTCGCAAGGCGTGATCGACCTCGGCTGCGGCGCGCCGGGCGGCTTCCGCGGCTGGTCCGGGGGCGCTCGTGACTCGTACACGATCACCCACGACTGGGCCACCCCCGGCTACCTGCCCGGCGAGCCGGAGGCCGGGACGTGGCACGTGTGGCTGCGGCTGCACCGCATCCCGCCGCAGGGGCTCGACTACGAGCTGGAGATCACCACCTCGGCCGTCGCCCCCGCCGAGCCGGTCGCCGAGGAGCCGCCGCACGGGGAGCGCCCGCCCCGCCGGGACATCCCTTCCGTCGACGGTCTGCGGTGGTTCGCCGGGGACTTCCACGCCCACACCCTGCACAGCGACGGCACCCTGACCATCGCCGAGCTGGCCGAGCTGGCCCACGGCCGCGGCCTCGACTTCCTGGCCGTCACCGACCACAACACCGTCAGCCACCACCCCTGGCTGACCAGGATCGACCGTGACATCACGCTCATCCCGGGCCAGGAGGTCACCACCGACCGGGGCCACGCGAACGTGTTCGGCGACGTTGGCTGGGTCGACTTCAGGCAGCCCGCCGACTCCTGGGTCGAGCACGCCGAGCGCGCGGGTGGGCTGATCTCGATCAACCACCCGCTCGGCGGCGACTGTGCCTGGCTGCTGCCCATCGATCGCCGGCCCCGGATCGCCGAGGTCTGGAGCTCCGGCTGGTGGGACCGCCGCTGGGGCGCGCCGCTGGCCTGGGCCGACGCCTGGCGCCACGACGTGATCGCGATCGGCGGCAGCGACTTCCACCGCGACGGCTCCGACGGCCAGCCGGGCGCGCCGACGACATGGGTGCTGGCCGAGGACACGAGCACGGTGCTGGACGGCGTGCGCGCCGGTCGCACCGCCGTCTCCACGGGCCCCGACGGGCCACTGCTGCTCAGGCTGGGCGACGAGCTGCTGGCACTGGACGCCGACGGCCTGGTGCTGGTACGCCCGGACGGCACGCGGCAGGTCGTACGCGGGGAGCGCGCGTTACTGCGGGCCATTGAGGGACGGCATCGCCTGGAAACCTATGAGAACGAGGTGATAGCGCTATGCGAGTAA
- a CDS encoding ABC transporter ATP-binding protein has translation MAGIELRGLTKVYPGGVKALDSLDLAIPDGEFFALLGPSGCGKTTLLRTIAGLETATGGAVVIGDRDVTGVQPGGRDIAMVFQDYALFPHMDVTDNIAYPLRIKKVAKATRHDKAAEVGARLGLEHLMDRRPGQLSGGQQQRVALARVMATQAQAFLFDEPLSNLDARLRLEARTFLKKLQRELGVTTVFVTHDQAEALAMADRMAVMESGHIRQIGTPAEVFQRPANTFVAGFIGSTPMNLLDGTVRGDTLEVAGCKVAVPASAEGRLSDGEKIVYGVRPEYLAYSSEPAEGAFGGKVVIVENLGASHLVTLDVNEVTVQAVVPEGGEPEIGDNGYATPRRDRALVYRDGELV, from the coding sequence ATGGCCGGAATCGAACTACGCGGCCTGACCAAGGTCTACCCCGGCGGGGTGAAGGCGCTCGACTCGCTCGACCTGGCCATCCCCGACGGCGAGTTCTTCGCCCTGCTCGGACCCTCCGGCTGCGGCAAGACGACGCTGCTGCGCACGATCGCCGGGCTGGAGACCGCGACCGGCGGGGCCGTCGTCATCGGCGACAGGGACGTGACAGGCGTGCAGCCGGGCGGCCGGGACATCGCCATGGTCTTCCAGGACTACGCGCTCTTCCCGCACATGGACGTCACGGACAACATCGCCTACCCGCTGCGCATCAAGAAGGTCGCCAAGGCCACGCGCCACGACAAGGCCGCCGAGGTGGGGGCGCGGCTCGGCCTCGAACACCTCATGGACCGGAGGCCGGGGCAGCTCTCGGGCGGGCAGCAGCAGCGCGTGGCGCTGGCCAGGGTGATGGCCACGCAGGCGCAGGCGTTCCTCTTCGACGAGCCGCTGTCCAACCTGGACGCCCGGCTGCGGCTCGAAGCCCGTACGTTCCTGAAGAAGCTCCAGCGCGAACTGGGCGTCACCACCGTCTTCGTCACCCACGACCAGGCGGAGGCCCTGGCCATGGCCGACCGGATGGCCGTCATGGAGAGCGGGCACATCCGGCAGATCGGCACCCCGGCCGAGGTCTTCCAGCGGCCCGCGAACACGTTCGTGGCCGGATTCATCGGCTCGACACCCATGAACCTGCTGGACGGCACCGTACGAGGTGACACGCTGGAGGTGGCAGGGTGCAAGGTGGCCGTCCCGGCCTCGGCCGAAGGACGGCTGTCCGACGGGGAGAAGATCGTGTACGGCGTGCGGCCCGAATACCTGGCCTACTCGTCCGAGCCCGCCGAGGGCGCGTTCGGCGGCAAGGTGGTCATCGTGGAGAACCTCGGCGCGTCCCACCTGGTGACCCTCGACGTCAACGAGGTGACCGTGCAGGCCGTCGTGCCGGAGGGCGGCGAGCCCGAGATCGGCGACAACGGCTACGCGACGCCCCGGCGCGACCGCGCCCTCGTCTACCGGGACGGAGAGCTTGTTTGA
- a CDS encoding carbohydrate ABC transporter permease has protein sequence MTRFVLGRIGFYTLIAVLLAFFTIPLLWLVTAPFTSNPTYEVTVPDFTWDNFEAVIEHPYALPSLYNSLLLSVGTAVLVVIMAALAAYALSRVRLPGRDALLYALLLLSSIITGTAAMVPLFQLAVELNLIDSQLGLILILTGGLLPAAIFMLKDFMDSTPKSYEESARVFGATPLQIVRHVVVPLVRPGLATIAVWAVANVWGNFLMPYLLLSDVEKQPAAVITYTLYTEGGQANLSMLSTFGLLYSVPVVLMYLFVSKKYGFRFHGGIKR, from the coding sequence ATGACGCGTTTCGTGCTGGGCCGGATCGGCTTCTACACGCTGATCGCGGTGCTGCTGGCCTTCTTCACGATCCCGCTGCTGTGGCTGGTGACGGCGCCCTTCACGTCGAACCCGACGTACGAGGTCACCGTGCCCGACTTCACCTGGGACAACTTCGAGGCGGTCATCGAGCACCCGTACGCGCTGCCGTCCCTCTACAACTCCCTGCTGCTGTCGGTCGGCACGGCCGTCCTGGTGGTGATCATGGCCGCGCTGGCCGCGTACGCGCTGAGCCGGGTGCGCCTGCCCGGCCGGGACGCGCTGCTCTACGCGCTGCTGCTGCTGTCGTCGATCATCACGGGCACGGCGGCCATGGTGCCGCTGTTCCAGCTCGCGGTAGAGCTGAACCTCATCGACTCGCAGCTCGGGCTGATCCTCATCCTGACCGGCGGGCTGCTGCCGGCGGCGATCTTCATGCTCAAGGACTTCATGGACTCGACGCCGAAGTCGTACGAGGAGTCGGCGCGCGTCTTCGGGGCCACGCCGCTGCAGATCGTGCGGCACGTGGTGGTGCCGCTCGTCCGGCCCGGGCTGGCGACGATCGCGGTCTGGGCCGTGGCCAACGTGTGGGGCAACTTCCTCATGCCGTACCTGCTGCTGAGCGACGTCGAGAAGCAGCCGGCCGCCGTGATCACGTACACGCTGTACACCGAGGGCGGGCAGGCCAACCTCAGCATGCTGTCCACGTTCGGCCTGCTCTACTCGGTCCCCGTGGTGCTCATGTATCTGTTCGTCAGCAAGAAGTACGGCTTCCGCTTCCACGGAGGGATCAAGCGTTAA